A region of Dermochelys coriacea isolate rDerCor1 chromosome 1, rDerCor1.pri.v4, whole genome shotgun sequence DNA encodes the following proteins:
- the LOC119858949 gene encoding fibronectin type III domain-containing protein 9-like: protein MGVTIQNVTGSTAMVIWPPMAICDDSFYSIMYHPNRNNMLSGYSRKNFQKEERVPASRSSFVIENLTPLTTYILCVTCQSANPSSDQCRIFHTLEEDPTSASNKKKDLALGIWLTSSILLLIIAGILLYGCLHIWYRKRRECVEEQNMTSEQDKGEVWTINKSHTQEQFNKQGRLVRSVEGKNAEGIQLSTIIENPLTSKEPIMQTSKSQKLVPMTVRPF, encoded by the coding sequence ATGGGAGTAACAATACAAAATGTAACAGGAAGCACAGCAATGGTAATTTGGCCACCCATGGCCATTTGTGATGACAGCTTTTACAGTATTATGTATCATCCCAACAGGAACAACATGCTGTCAGGTTATTCAAGAAAAAATTTTCAGAAAGAAGAGAGAGTGCCTGCTAGTCGGTCTTCATTTGTCATAGAAAACTTAACTCCACTAACCACCTACATACTGTGTGTAACCTGCCAATCTGCAAACCCCTCCAGTGACCAGTGCAGAATTTTTCACACATTAGAAGAAGATCCAACATCTGcaagcaacaaaaaaaaagatcTGGCCCTGGGTATCTGGCTAACTAGCAGTATTCTGCTTCTTATCATTGCCGGGATCCTCCTTTACGGCTGCCTGCATATATGGTACCGCAAGAGACGAGAATGTGTAGAAGAACAAAACATGACCTCAGAACAGGACAAGGGGGAGGTTTGGACAATAAACAAGTCACACACCCAAGAGCAGTTTAACAAGCAAGGCAGATTAGTCCGAAGTGTTGAGGGTAAGAATGCAGAAGGTATCCAACTGTCTACCATAATAGAAAATCCCTTAACTTCTAAGGAGCCTATCATGCAAACTTCTAAAAGCCAGAAATTAGTGCCGATGACAGTCAGGCCATTTTAA